A single region of the Liolophura sinensis isolate JHLJ2023 chromosome 9, CUHK_Ljap_v2, whole genome shotgun sequence genome encodes:
- the LOC135474978 gene encoding peptidase inhibitor 16-like, translating to MAVNCRLVLAVAVLLCLWALVKAAVILKPSIQGRDKRRVPDKASMGHWKHDDLKRGFTPSEKYAILEKHNALRKEVMAANMNRLVWSDALAEHAQDIAYQCNLEYSEVGVNIAAQSYFYNEIEATKGWYEEKSFYDYANDACQFGLTCKHYKQVVRAAATMVGCGITFCPLMNSIAMEDVYIIVCSYSPVTAKGVPYESGPPCSHCDEGRSCSDGMCGGY from the exons ATGGCTGTGAACTGTCGACTCGTCCTCGCCGTGGCGGTACTCTTGTGTCTGTGGGCTCTAGTTAAAGCCGCCGTCATTCTGAAGCCGTCCATCCAAGGCCGAGACAAACGTCGCGTGCCGGACAAGGCATCTATGGGACATTGGAAACATGACGACCTCAAGCGAGGTTTCACTCCGTCGGAAAAGTATGCTATTCTGGAGAAGCATAATGCGTTGAGAAAAGAAGTAATGGCGGCCAACATGAACCGCTTG GTGTGGAGTGACGCCCTGGCTGAACATGCCCAAGACATAGCCTACCAGTGTAATCTAGAGTACAGTGAAGTTGGTGTCAACATCGCTGCCCAgtcct ATTTCTACAACGAGATTGAGGCTACCAAAGGCTGGTACGAGGAAAAGTCGTTTTACGATTATGCCAACGATGCATGCCAGTTTGGTCTCACCTGTAAACACTACAAACAG GTTGTAAGGGCCGCGGCGACTATGGTGGGTTGTGGAATAACCTTCTGCCCTCTGATGAACAGTATCGCTATGGAAGACGTGTACATCATCGTCTGCAGTTACAGTccagt AACCGCCAAAGGTGTCCCGTATGAAAGTGGACCCCCCTGCTCACACTGTGACGAAGGCCGCTCTTGTTCAGACGGCATGTGCGGTGGGTACTAA